One Candidatus Bathyarchaeota archaeon DNA segment encodes these proteins:
- a CDS encoding NifU family protein: MQKRVQAALDDIRPQIQMDGGDVELVAVEGKIVKVRLVGHCAGCPMSQMTLKNGIEAHLKAVVPEVQSVEAVR; the protein is encoded by the coding sequence ATCCAAAAACGGGTACAAGCAGCACTCGACGACATACGCCCCCAAATCCAGATGGACGGCGGAGACGTAGAACTCGTCGCAGTTGAAGGCAAAATCGTAAAAGTCCGCTTAGTCGGGCACTGCGCAGGCTGCCCCATGTCTCAGATGACGCTTAAAAACGGCATCGAAGCACACCTAAAAGCAGTTGTCCCCGAAGTTCAAAGCGTTGAAGCGGTACGTTAA
- a CDS encoding B12-binding domain-containing radical SAM protein: MKVLFIEPPKDIWFVMGEYLPPPYGIIQLAAYLEKQNLNVQIEILDCNAEKVDWKKLEGRIADSNPDVVACASLATCNTYPVVKTLETAKRVAPKALTVTGGQHFTATAQESLQLYPELDVIVRNEGEQTLAELVKARQNGAPHGKIQGISFRNRGEVVHNASRPLIENLEDLPFPGYHLVKDNMPKYHFSIMGGKNSPYALIEGARGCNHQCTFCTQWRHWQACWRLKPAKRIADEMAYCSEEFGSQMIWLTDDNFGTGQRPSQIADEIIAKKLPKDAWWFVQARCDDIIRNKDLLPRLAKAGLSWVLLGVENSNPSTLDYFKKGITPNDAKTAVRLLQDNGIFAHAMVIIGNRKETRQSIRQLREFANDLDPDFIMFGILTPFPGTEVYAEAERNGWIEDRNWSHYDMIHAIMPTETLSTHEVQEELYGCYRDFYGSYSRRFRGIFAANPMKRRTFRHMATWGVMGKIKLLF; the protein is encoded by the coding sequence TTGAAAGTCCTGTTCATCGAGCCGCCTAAAGACATCTGGTTTGTCATGGGCGAATACCTGCCGCCGCCGTATGGCATCATCCAACTCGCCGCGTATCTAGAAAAGCAAAACCTAAACGTCCAAATCGAAATCCTTGACTGTAACGCCGAAAAAGTAGATTGGAAAAAACTTGAAGGGCGCATTGCCGATTCTAACCCCGATGTGGTGGCTTGTGCTTCGTTGGCGACATGTAACACCTATCCTGTTGTGAAAACTCTTGAAACAGCCAAACGGGTCGCCCCAAAAGCCCTCACTGTTACAGGTGGTCAGCATTTCACTGCAACTGCTCAAGAGAGCCTACAGCTTTATCCTGAACTTGACGTAATCGTCCGCAACGAGGGCGAACAGACGTTAGCCGAGTTGGTTAAAGCGCGGCAAAACGGTGCGCCTCACGGAAAAATTCAAGGTATCTCCTTTAGAAACCGCGGAGAAGTCGTACATAACGCTTCGAGACCGTTGATCGAAAACCTTGAGGATTTGCCGTTTCCAGGCTACCACCTCGTCAAAGACAACATGCCAAAATACCACTTTTCCATCATGGGCGGCAAAAACTCTCCATACGCACTCATCGAAGGCGCACGCGGATGCAACCACCAATGCACCTTCTGCACACAGTGGCGTCACTGGCAAGCCTGCTGGCGGCTCAAACCCGCCAAACGCATCGCAGACGAAATGGCGTACTGCAGCGAGGAGTTTGGGAGCCAGATGATTTGGTTGACTGACGATAACTTTGGAACTGGACAGCGTCCCAGCCAAATCGCCGATGAAATTATTGCCAAAAAACTGCCAAAAGACGCTTGGTGGTTTGTGCAAGCCCGATGCGACGACATAATCCGCAACAAAGACCTGCTGCCACGGTTGGCGAAGGCGGGGTTAAGCTGGGTTTTGCTCGGCGTAGAAAACTCCAACCCCTCCACACTGGACTACTTCAAGAAAGGCATCACCCCAAACGACGCCAAGACGGCAGTGCGGTTGCTGCAGGACAACGGCATATTCGCCCACGCCATGGTCATTATCGGCAACCGCAAAGAAACCCGCCAATCTATCCGCCAACTCCGCGAGTTCGCTAACGACTTAGACCCCGACTTCATCATGTTCGGCATCCTAACCCCTTTTCCAGGCACAGAAGTCTACGCTGAAGCAGAACGCAACGGCTGGATAGAGGACCGCAACTGGAGCCACTACGACATGATCCACGCCATCATGCCCACTGAAACCCTCTCCACCCACGAGGTACAGGAGGAACTCTACGGATGCTACCGCGACTTCTACGGCTCTTACAGCAGACGCTTCCGAGGAATATTCGCAGCCAACCCCATGAAACGCCGCACCTTTAGACACATGGCAACATGGGGTGTAATGGGAAAAATCAAATTACTATTCTAG
- a CDS encoding zinc-ribbon domain-containing protein: protein MVYCSRCGTQNPDTNVHCANCGAPLYTVGERYPGSDREHYRKMENECFGLPNGNMIVGIVIGTIIVLIGLSFLLQTYGIKFDFWPFIIIIIGVLIVAGALYSRRQYRPNPT from the coding sequence ATGGTTTATTGTAGCAGATGTGGCACTCAAAACCCTGACACTAACGTTCATTGCGCTAACTGCGGCGCCCCCCTCTACACTGTCGGCGAACGTTACCCTGGAAGCGACCGAGAACACTACCGCAAAATGGAAAACGAATGCTTCGGCTTGCCCAACGGCAACATGATAGTAGGCATCGTAATAGGCACAATCATCGTGCTTATCGGATTGAGTTTCCTTCTGCAAACCTATGGCATAAAATTTGACTTCTGGCCCTTCATCATAATAATCATCGGCGTCCTCATCGTCGCAGGCGCCCTGTACAGCCGCAGGCAATACCGACCTAACCCAACTTAA
- a CDS encoding elongation factor Tu: MGNITVAVLGPVGYSGGIGKKGTSTDITLYDVKKGEATVTLIEPTRYPERLAPLFYTCALATKAIVVVDELNATFGEQLVMLQCAGIKTGYFVLRNYIPKEKIEPLIKGTSIEGFEFLTDDTNVLREKLLAEAAQVKPVEGQAVGAVPVDHAFNVKGVGVVVLGIVVYGTVVKHAKLKALPSSKVAEVRSIQKHDDEFETASLGDRVGFALKNVEVEDLDRGVVLTNDPAIKTSNKLETTASLVKYWQTPIKAGMVMHVGHWAQFVTAKIEAATEGGDFRKPNLTLALDKPLVYRPGDKAVLMYLEGAKLRVAGTLDLT; this comes from the coding sequence ATGGGAAACATTACAGTCGCCGTTCTTGGACCAGTGGGTTACAGTGGGGGAATCGGTAAAAAAGGAACATCCACAGACATAACGCTCTACGACGTCAAAAAAGGCGAAGCAACTGTCACTTTAATCGAGCCTACACGTTACCCTGAACGTTTAGCGCCCTTATTCTACACTTGCGCTTTAGCTACCAAAGCCATAGTGGTTGTCGACGAATTAAACGCCACATTTGGCGAACAGCTGGTTATGCTTCAGTGTGCAGGCATAAAAACGGGGTACTTTGTGCTTCGCAATTATATTCCTAAAGAAAAAATTGAGCCACTCATAAAAGGCACAAGTATCGAAGGTTTCGAATTCTTGACGGATGACACTAACGTGTTACGTGAGAAACTTCTCGCGGAAGCCGCTCAAGTAAAACCCGTCGAGGGGCAAGCGGTTGGAGCAGTGCCAGTTGATCACGCCTTCAACGTGAAAGGTGTCGGTGTTGTCGTTTTAGGTATAGTAGTGTATGGAACTGTCGTGAAGCATGCAAAACTGAAAGCTTTGCCTAGCTCTAAGGTTGCCGAAGTTCGCTCCATCCAGAAGCATGACGACGAATTTGAAACTGCCTCTTTAGGCGACCGCGTTGGCTTCGCACTTAAGAACGTGGAAGTTGAAGATTTGGATCGAGGCGTCGTTTTAACGAACGATCCCGCAATCAAAACATCGAATAAACTTGAAACCACTGCTTCTCTTGTCAAGTACTGGCAAACACCCATCAAGGCAGGTATGGTTATGCATGTTGGTCACTGGGCTCAGTTCGTCACGGCTAAAATCGAAGCTGCAACTGAGGGAGGAGACTTTAGAAAACCGAACCTTACCTTAGCTTTGGATAAACCGTTGGTTTATCGTCCTGGTGATAAGGCCGTTTTGATGTACTTGGAGGGCGCTAAACTGCGGGTGGCGGGAACACTCGACTTAACATAG
- the infB gene encoding translation initiation factor IF-2, whose protein sequence is MPIRQPIVCVLGHVDSGKTSLLDELRKTNVQVREAGGMTQHIGASFFPVETLKQLIGPYMGSFKTGIEIPGLLIVDTPGHEAFTNLRRRGGSVADIAILVVDALRGFEAQTFECIEILKARKTPFIVAVNKIDRIPGWKPQQNTPFMKSNASQSSYVQEELNNRLYQVMGDFSRLGFKTDRFDHIRDFTQNVALVPTSAKTGEGLAELVMVLVGLTQQFLKKRLQTADGPAKGSILEVKEEPGLGMTLNTIIYDGTLHKDDLVVVGGKDGPISARVRTILVPKPLDEMRDPRDKFSSVDCVYASAGVKIVAPGLECALAGAPLLAVPAGEEASKYCEMITEEVGRIRITKEIDGVIVKADTLGSLEAMAEILKANNVQVRSADIGDISKRDVIEASVVKQREPLVGAILAFGVKTLPDAEAEAEANGVKIFRDPIIYNLIDGYLEWVKAKKEAKSAEEFEALVKPGKVMVLPNCIFRRAKPLVVGVEIQGGRIKPKVSLIRKEDGSDLGEIQQIQDKGKAIGEAKAGAEVAISMDKPIAGRHIFERDVLFVKVPEDDAKKLLTAHLDDLTAEEQDVLKEYINMMRKKIPFWAGVM, encoded by the coding sequence ATGCCCATACGCCAACCCATAGTTTGTGTTCTCGGACACGTAGACTCAGGAAAAACCTCACTGCTTGACGAGTTACGCAAGACTAACGTGCAGGTCCGTGAAGCAGGCGGCATGACCCAACATATAGGTGCCAGCTTTTTCCCTGTCGAAACCCTAAAACAGCTAATTGGACCCTACATGGGCAGCTTCAAAACTGGTATAGAAATTCCAGGTTTACTCATCGTGGATACGCCTGGACATGAAGCTTTCACTAACTTGCGGCGCAGGGGCGGAAGCGTTGCCGACATTGCTATACTTGTTGTGGATGCGTTGCGTGGGTTTGAGGCGCAGACTTTTGAGTGTATCGAAATTCTCAAAGCCCGAAAAACCCCGTTCATTGTGGCGGTTAACAAAATTGACCGTATACCTGGCTGGAAACCTCAGCAGAACACGCCTTTTATGAAATCTAACGCTTCGCAATCGAGTTACGTTCAAGAGGAACTCAACAATCGTCTCTACCAAGTTATGGGTGACTTCAGCCGTCTCGGATTCAAAACTGACCGCTTTGACCACATCCGCGACTTCACTCAAAACGTTGCTTTGGTGCCGACTAGCGCGAAAACTGGTGAAGGTCTCGCTGAGTTGGTTATGGTTTTGGTTGGTTTAACGCAGCAGTTTCTAAAGAAGCGTCTGCAAACGGCTGATGGTCCCGCGAAAGGCTCCATTTTGGAGGTCAAAGAGGAACCAGGGTTAGGTATGACGCTTAACACCATCATTTATGATGGTACGTTGCATAAGGATGATTTAGTTGTGGTCGGTGGGAAAGATGGCCCGATTTCTGCGCGGGTTAGGACAATTTTGGTGCCTAAACCGCTTGATGAAATGCGTGACCCACGTGACAAATTCAGCAGCGTAGATTGTGTTTATGCTAGTGCAGGTGTGAAGATTGTTGCGCCAGGTTTGGAGTGCGCGTTGGCTGGTGCACCACTACTTGCTGTGCCTGCAGGCGAGGAAGCCTCGAAGTATTGTGAAATGATCACTGAGGAAGTAGGCAGAATCCGCATCACCAAAGAAATCGACGGCGTAATTGTTAAGGCTGACACTCTTGGCTCTTTGGAGGCGATGGCTGAAATCCTCAAAGCCAACAACGTGCAGGTTCGAAGTGCAGACATCGGCGACATTAGTAAACGCGACGTAATCGAAGCTTCAGTGGTGAAGCAACGTGAACCGCTGGTAGGCGCGATTTTGGCGTTCGGCGTCAAAACGTTGCCCGACGCGGAAGCTGAAGCGGAGGCTAATGGCGTTAAAATTTTCCGCGACCCAATTATTTACAACCTTATCGACGGCTATCTTGAATGGGTTAAGGCTAAAAAGGAAGCAAAGAGCGCAGAAGAGTTTGAGGCGCTGGTTAAACCGGGTAAAGTTATGGTTTTACCTAACTGTATTTTCCGTCGCGCGAAGCCGTTGGTTGTGGGGGTGGAAATTCAAGGAGGCAGAATTAAACCTAAAGTTTCGCTTATCAGAAAAGAGGACGGTTCTGATTTAGGTGAAATCCAGCAGATTCAGGACAAAGGCAAAGCAATAGGCGAAGCAAAAGCAGGTGCAGAGGTGGCGATTTCGATGGATAAACCCATCGCGGGGCGTCACATCTTCGAGAGGGATGTTTTGTTTGTGAAAGTGCCTGAGGACGACGCTAAAAAACTGCTTACGGCGCATCTGGATGATTTAACTGCTGAGGAGCAAGATGTACTTAAAGAATACATAAATATGATGCGTAAAAAAATCCCCTTCTGGGCAGGCGTCATGTAG
- a CDS encoding hemerythrin domain-containing protein, whose amino-acid sequence MESPVLQDELRREQEKIRDNATIYDILKLEHKDVKKLFKQIVDEERYQDKIYNQIRTALQIHMAGEEKLLYPRLENNAETRLLTLESYEEHEVSKKVMNDIDDTEDTEAKLAKVKVLSETIDMHVEEEEKELFKKAKRVLSEEDEQEIARQFMNEKTERLP is encoded by the coding sequence ATGGAAAGTCCAGTTTTACAGGATGAACTCAGACGGGAACAAGAAAAAATAAGAGACAACGCAACCATCTACGACATACTGAAGCTAGAGCATAAAGATGTAAAGAAACTGTTTAAACAAATCGTCGATGAGGAACGCTATCAAGACAAAATCTACAATCAGATTAGGACAGCTTTGCAGATACACATGGCGGGCGAAGAAAAACTTCTCTATCCACGGTTAGAAAACAACGCGGAAACAAGGCTGCTGACGCTTGAATCATACGAGGAACATGAAGTTAGCAAAAAAGTGATGAACGACATAGACGACACAGAAGACACCGAAGCTAAACTAGCCAAAGTTAAGGTTCTAAGCGAAACAATAGACATGCACGTTGAGGAAGAAGAGAAAGAACTTTTCAAGAAGGCTAAAAGAGTCCTCTCAGAAGAAGATGAACAGGAAATAGCTAGACAGTTCATGAACGAGAAAACGGAGAGGTTGCCATAA
- a CDS encoding four-helix bundle copper-binding protein has product MTIQEVQQCIKDSLDCYQTCTNTTIHCLNLRGKHAEPDHINLLIDCAKICNLNADFMLRNSTYHPQTCGICADICDECADDCDRFEEDFMKECASVCRRCAESCREMAR; this is encoded by the coding sequence ATGACTATCCAAGAGGTCCAACAATGCATCAAAGACTCACTGGACTGCTACCAAACCTGCACCAACACCACAATCCACTGCCTAAACCTCAGAGGAAAACACGCCGAACCCGACCACATCAACCTTCTCATAGACTGCGCAAAAATCTGCAACCTCAACGCCGACTTCATGCTACGCAACTCCACCTATCACCCTCAAACATGTGGTATATGCGCGGACATCTGCGACGAATGCGCCGACGACTGCGACAGATTTGAGGAGGACTTCATGAAAGAATGCGCGAGTGTGTGCAGGCGTTGCGCTGAATCTTGTAGGGAAATGGCGAGGTAA
- a CDS encoding type II toxin-antitoxin system RelE/ParE family toxin: protein MKKRYQLRVAPTFSRGLKKLDKNTQIQILTHALALKTDPFIGKPLRGDWKGIYSLRIGTYRILYTTKKTEIHLLYVGHRKNIYH from the coding sequence TTGAAAAAGAGGTACCAACTTAGAGTCGCTCCAACCTTTTCAAGGGGACTCAAAAAACTTGACAAAAACACCCAAATCCAGATTCTAACACATGCCCTGGCGCTAAAAACCGACCCATTCATTGGCAAACCGCTGCGAGGCGACTGGAAAGGCATCTACTCGCTAAGAATAGGCACATACCGAATTCTCTATACAACCAAAAAAACGGAAATCCACCTACTCTACGTCGGACACCGAAAAAACATCTACCACTAA
- a CDS encoding glycosidase: MKRFVHNPILKPVKTNSWENRSVFNAAAIYSDGLVHIVYRAQGTDMVSRLGLATSNDGFTIKERFDTPIFTPVNHAERDGCEDPRLTVMGDQCIMAYTAYRNHDFPVIFQISLTQINLADFVKRNWNWKERTLPFPGVRNKDAVILPGKVDGKYVMFHRIEPSICVSYSEDLKRWHDFKSIMEPRDKMWDSVKIGAAGTPIELNEGYLFIYHGVDEKKHYSLGAALLDKSNPEKVLYRSEKPILTPCEDYECVGDVPNVVFSCGNVQLDDQVIVYYGGADTVLCGASYELNELLPKK; this comes from the coding sequence ATGAAACGATTTGTACATAACCCCATATTAAAACCAGTAAAGACCAACTCTTGGGAAAACAGGTCTGTGTTCAACGCAGCAGCCATCTACAGCGACGGCTTAGTCCATATCGTCTACCGCGCACAGGGCACAGACATGGTTTCAAGACTGGGCTTAGCAACATCCAACGACGGTTTCACCATAAAAGAACGTTTTGACACACCAATCTTCACGCCAGTCAACCACGCGGAACGCGACGGCTGCGAAGATCCACGCTTAACGGTGATGGGCGACCAATGCATCATGGCATACACTGCCTATCGAAACCATGATTTTCCAGTGATATTCCAAATCTCACTAACCCAAATTAACCTCGCAGACTTCGTGAAACGCAACTGGAACTGGAAAGAACGCACCCTGCCGTTTCCAGGCGTCCGCAACAAAGACGCAGTTATTCTGCCCGGAAAAGTTGACGGCAAATACGTCATGTTCCACCGCATCGAACCCAGTATCTGCGTTTCCTACTCCGAGGACCTCAAACGGTGGCACGACTTCAAATCAATCATGGAACCCCGCGACAAGATGTGGGACAGCGTTAAAATCGGCGCGGCAGGCACACCCATCGAACTCAACGAAGGTTACCTGTTCATCTATCATGGTGTAGATGAAAAGAAGCACTACTCGCTTGGCGCTGCTTTGCTGGATAAGAGTAACCCTGAAAAAGTGCTGTACCGCTCAGAGAAACCCATACTGACACCCTGCGAAGACTACGAATGCGTCGGCGACGTACCCAACGTGGTTTTCAGCTGCGGAAACGTACAGTTAGATGACCAAGTCATCGTCTACTACGGCGGCGCAGACACCGTGCTCTGTGGCGCAAGCTACGAACTAAACGAATTACTCCCCAAAAAATAG
- a CDS encoding glycosyltransferase family 4 protein: MTVKAQSHRLKDSQIFMVWRDLLLANYILGTPTLTGVKEVAYVSTFPPRKCGIATFTADLVNSVGQLGKLRNQKVISIDGRRLSKPTFGGFEDKIGRDFAEDYVLMANFLNNSSVNVVNIQHEFGIFGGESGEYICNFLDRIKRPVATTLHTVLPNFENKAKEVFHDVVAKSTAIVVLNETTRGLLCSYGVPSNKVKLIPHGCPDLPLVASSKVKPKLGLKNKVVLSTFGLLGRGKGIEHVIEALPKIVKKEPRLVYYVLGVTHPQVKKVEGEQYRNSLLRKAKNLGLRNHVRFLNRFLSKTELYTYLQATDVYITPYLSPNQVSSGTLSYALAAGKAVVSTPYLHAKEALGEGRGLFCRFNDSESIAEQVTTVIENPILRRSLEKKAYHYSRKFTWSHVAQKYLELFDELTMHSEAKCHTASPIKNRLPQSVYR; this comes from the coding sequence GTGACTGTCAAAGCACAATCACATCGGCTTAAAGACAGCCAAATCTTTATGGTATGGCGTGATTTGTTGTTGGCAAACTATATTCTAGGCACTCCTACGTTGACTGGCGTTAAAGAAGTTGCTTACGTCAGCACATTTCCACCTCGAAAATGCGGCATAGCCACCTTCACAGCGGATCTAGTTAACTCAGTGGGGCAACTGGGCAAATTAAGAAACCAAAAAGTCATCTCCATCGATGGCCGACGGCTGTCTAAACCGACTTTCGGGGGGTTTGAGGATAAAATCGGCCGCGACTTCGCCGAAGACTACGTATTAATGGCGAATTTCCTCAACAACTCTTCTGTTAACGTGGTGAACATTCAGCATGAATTCGGTATTTTCGGCGGCGAATCAGGCGAATACATCTGCAACTTTCTTGACCGCATAAAGCGGCCTGTTGCCACGACACTTCACACAGTTTTGCCTAATTTTGAGAACAAAGCCAAAGAAGTCTTCCACGATGTGGTTGCGAAGAGCACGGCGATTGTGGTTCTCAACGAAACCACGCGGGGGCTGCTCTGCAGCTATGGAGTTCCCTCAAATAAGGTGAAGCTTATTCCTCACGGTTGCCCAGACCTGCCATTGGTAGCCAGCAGCAAAGTCAAACCAAAACTGGGGCTGAAAAACAAAGTCGTCCTGTCGACGTTTGGGTTGCTGGGCAGGGGCAAAGGCATCGAACACGTCATCGAGGCCCTCCCCAAAATAGTAAAGAAGGAACCCCGTCTCGTCTACTATGTACTAGGTGTCACGCATCCTCAAGTGAAAAAAGTGGAAGGCGAACAATACCGCAACTCGCTGCTGAGGAAAGCAAAAAACCTCGGATTAAGAAACCATGTGCGGTTCCTAAACCGTTTTCTCTCTAAAACTGAACTCTACACTTACTTGCAAGCTACAGACGTGTACATAACACCATATCTGTCGCCAAATCAGGTCAGCAGCGGCACCTTATCTTATGCTTTGGCGGCGGGAAAAGCAGTTGTTTCCACTCCTTACCTGCACGCTAAAGAAGCCCTCGGTGAAGGTCGCGGGCTCTTCTGCAGGTTTAACGACTCGGAATCCATCGCTGAACAGGTTACTACCGTCATTGAGAACCCTATTCTTCGTCGCTCACTTGAGAAAAAAGCGTACCATTACAGCCGCAAATTCACTTGGTCCCATGTCGCCCAAAAATACCTCGAGTTATTCGACGAATTAACCATGCATTCGGAGGCGAAGTGCCATACGGCTTCCCCCATTAAAAATCGATTACCTCAAAGCGTTTACAGATGA
- a CDS encoding CBS domain-containing protein produces MCEPMLKIKDIMCKRVVTAKEDMLIQDAVQLLNDMHVGSIIVIDEEERCKGIFTERDAIRVIAAKYPTNEPISKIMSRHVVTISFEASFDEAKRLMLSHDIRHLPVTDQTGKLVGLFSLRAFFDEIMGIKTPIPSAT; encoded by the coding sequence ATGTGTGAACCCATGCTTAAAATCAAAGACATCATGTGTAAGAGGGTTGTTACCGCAAAAGAAGATATGCTAATTCAGGACGCAGTGCAGTTGCTAAACGATATGCATGTGGGCTCCATAATAGTTATCGACGAGGAAGAACGCTGCAAAGGCATCTTTACAGAACGCGACGCCATACGCGTAATAGCCGCCAAGTACCCCACAAACGAGCCGATAAGCAAAATCATGAGCCGCCACGTCGTAACCATCTCCTTTGAAGCCTCCTTCGACGAAGCCAAACGCCTCATGCTCTCCCACGACATACGCCACCTTCCAGTCACAGACCAAACAGGCAAACTTGTCGGTTTGTTCTCGCTTAGAGCCTTCTTCGATGAAATTATGGGTATCAAGACGCCGATACCGAGCGCCACTTGA
- a CDS encoding glycosidase: MERFAGNPILKPIEAHAWESREVFNAAAVYLEGKVHLLYRAIGNDGISRLGYANSKDGFTIDERLPQPVFEPAFESEKDGVEDPRLSLIDKKLVMTYTALCEFKHLQSYQVALTDISVEDFIQKRWNWGTRRLPFSGIRNKNAVVFPEKIGGRYVMFHRIEPDLCVAYSEDLEKWCDVMCVMKPRVVGWDNWKIGVAGTPIKTSEGWLVVYHGVSVEKMYSLGLALLDLEHPERVLYRSKTPILVPVADYERFGKVPNVVFSCGNVVIGDRFFLYYGGADSVLCVASINFNELLALVHK, translated from the coding sequence ATGGAACGTTTTGCAGGTAACCCCATACTTAAACCCATAGAGGCGCATGCTTGGGAGTCAAGAGAGGTCTTCAACGCAGCCGCCGTCTACCTCGAGGGCAAAGTGCACCTCCTCTACAGAGCAATAGGCAACGACGGCATTTCACGGCTTGGCTACGCGAATTCTAAAGACGGCTTCACCATTGATGAACGGTTGCCGCAACCCGTTTTTGAGCCAGCCTTTGAAAGTGAAAAAGACGGCGTGGAAGACCCAAGACTCTCCTTGATAGATAAAAAGTTAGTCATGACCTACACTGCCCTCTGCGAGTTCAAACACCTCCAATCCTATCAAGTGGCCCTAACAGACATCTCCGTGGAAGATTTTATCCAGAAACGCTGGAACTGGGGAACCCGCAGACTTCCGTTTTCGGGTATACGAAACAAAAACGCTGTGGTTTTTCCCGAGAAAATAGGCGGCCGCTATGTTATGTTTCACCGCATTGAACCTGACCTTTGCGTTGCTTACTCGGAGGATTTAGAGAAATGGTGCGATGTTATGTGTGTGATGAAACCAAGGGTTGTGGGTTGGGATAACTGGAAAATCGGCGTTGCAGGTACCCCGATAAAAACCAGTGAGGGCTGGCTGGTTGTTTATCATGGGGTGAGTGTGGAGAAGATGTATTCGTTGGGGTTGGCTTTGCTTGACTTGGAGCATCCCGAGAGGGTGCTGTACCGTTCGAAGACTCCGATTTTGGTTCCTGTTGCTGATTATGAGCGCTTCGGCAAGGTGCCTAACGTGGTTTTCAGCTGCGGTAACGTGGTTATAGGCGACCGCTTTTTCCTTTATTATGGCGGTGCAGACAGCGTGCTATGCGTTGCATCCATAAACTTCAACGAACTCCTCGCCTTAGTACACAAATAA
- a CDS encoding L-threonylcarbamoyladenylate synthase codes for MKTQIIKVDSENPDVAKIQSAADILRNGGLVAFPTETVYGLGADALNAEAVLRLFKAKKRPLDNPAIVHIADITEVYPLVAEVPKKAELLMEQFWPGPLTLLFKRSERVPSVSVAGLDTIAIRMPKHKVALALIKQSQRPIAAPSANLAGKPSPTTAQHVYEDLNGRIDAIIDGGATNIGVESTVVDLSRDPPTLLRPGGTPFEALKKVLSDLRLHPFVVAEQELPPEKARSPGMRHKHYAPKAAVVLVEGDIEAVSAKIVELTQTYRAEGKKVAVLATDETQTRYQAAVVKSLGSRFNLAVVAQNLFGLLRAVDAEGVNVVLAEGVPSEGLGLAVMNRLRKASGYHIIKA; via the coding sequence ATGAAAACCCAAATCATAAAGGTTGATTCAGAAAACCCCGACGTAGCGAAAATCCAGTCCGCAGCTGACATCCTGCGAAACGGCGGGTTGGTGGCGTTCCCCACAGAAACCGTGTATGGACTCGGCGCAGATGCCCTTAACGCTGAGGCAGTTTTGCGGCTTTTCAAAGCAAAAAAACGCCCCCTAGATAACCCCGCTATCGTACACATAGCAGACATTACCGAGGTTTATCCGCTTGTGGCAGAGGTGCCGAAAAAGGCTGAGTTGTTGATGGAGCAGTTTTGGCCTGGTCCACTTACGTTACTGTTTAAACGGTCGGAGAGGGTGCCGAGTGTTTCGGTTGCGGGTTTAGACACTATCGCCATCCGCATGCCCAAACATAAAGTCGCTCTCGCTCTAATTAAGCAGAGTCAGCGACCTATTGCGGCGCCAAGCGCCAACCTCGCAGGCAAACCCAGCCCAACCACCGCCCAACACGTCTACGAAGACCTAAACGGACGCATAGACGCCATAATAGACGGCGGAGCCACCAACATCGGTGTAGAATCCACAGTGGTTGATTTGAGTCGTGACCCTCCGACGCTACTGCGTCCCGGCGGAACCCCCTTTGAAGCCCTCAAAAAAGTTCTGAGCGATTTGCGGCTGCATCCCTTTGTGGTGGCTGAGCAGGAATTGCCGCCTGAAAAAGCAAGGTCGCCTGGTATGCGGCATAAGCATTATGCACCTAAAGCCGCTGTGGTGCTGGTAGAGGGCGATATCGAGGCGGTTTCTGCTAAAATCGTGGAGTTAACCCAAACCTACCGTGCAGAGGGGAAAAAGGTGGCGGTGTTGGCGACTGATGAAACTCAAACCAGATACCAAGCCGCAGTTGTAAAATCACTTGGGAGCAGATTTAACTTGGCAGTGGTAGCGCAGAACCTGTTTGGCTTGTTGCGAGCGGTTGACGCTGAAGGGGTGAATGTTGTGTTGGCTGAGGGTGTGCCCTCGGAGGGGTTGGGTTTAGCTGTGATGAATCGGCTGCGCAAAGCTTCAGGTTACCACATAATTAAAGCCTAA